Sequence from the Podarcis raffonei isolate rPodRaf1 chromosome 16, rPodRaf1.pri, whole genome shotgun sequence genome:
TAATTGCTGCTGATTTCTGCTCCAGATCCCCTTGAGGAAACATCAACACTTCTTTAGGATGCAGTGTTTCCACTTTTACAGTGTACTGTGTGCTGGGGCTAAGATTCTGGAAAGTATACCAATATACCCCTGCCTTTGTGACATCATACTCCATCTCATTAAGGTACACTGCATGAGTGTAGTTACTGTTGCTTGGCAACCAAGTAATTTTTGCTGACGTTGCAGTAATGCTCCAAAGCTCCAGGAGTGCCGGTGCAATATGGAAACTGTTTCCTACAAGGAAAGTGCATTGCATCTTATCGGAATTTCCTTTGTCTGTCACACTTTGAACTGAGATGCGATAAGAACGCAGCTCTAAATCTAGGTTCTCAATCACTGCTTTCATCTGACTGCCATACTTCACACTGTGACATAGATCTGTATTGACATAAATGTTATAGCTGTACACTTTGCCCTGGCTATCTAGCATGTGTGGTGGGTCCCAGCCTATAAGGATGGACCTAGCAAACTGTTTGATAAGAGTCAGGTTCTGGGGACAAAGCACTGCTGCCTGGTCATCACACAGCTCCCCTCCCAGTCTGTTAGACAGCAGATTAACACACATGTCTTCATCAAGGCTGTCGCTTTTGTCTTCACTACTAGCACTTTGGCAGGGGAAACTTGTTTCACGGTATGAACGATAAGAAACATCATTTGGCTCTGAAGGGGCAAAACTTATTAGATCATTACCTGAAACTTCTTCAACTAAGTTTGAGGGGATCAGTCCCCTCCTACCATCCATCAATTCCCCTTCATAGAAACCATCCTCATCCATTTCTCCATAAATATAAACATATTCCCCAGCTGTCAGTGGAAGTTCTGCTTCAGGGTTCTTATTAGGGCCGTGAAAAGGGTCATAGCTATACCGTGCCAAAAAGACAGAAAGTTTTGAAGGACCTTGATTTTCTAGCTGTTGGCTTATAGAAACTTTATCTGTCTCTAGGTCTTCTGTTTCACCTGCTGTATCTTCTTCGGGATTTAGGCAAGATTTAGAGCTGTTCTGTATGGATTCGGATGCAGATGAGTTTGATTGGGATTCTAATGCTTTAGGTTTTTTGGGCAAGCCCGAAGAACTCACAGATGCAGAGTCTTCATCACTGATGCTTTTATTACAATGGTGACTGTGGCCAGTACATTGTTCCCATTTTCCTGGGCAAATTATTGCTTGGGAATTGCAAGTTGCATGGGATAATTCTGATTCTAAGAGCCCAGATGTCTTAACTTGCTCAAGTTCTTCAGTCAGGAGATTGAAGTGTTTGGTCTGACTGTGATACTGGTTTTCCAGCTCTTTCACTTGAGCTTCAAGCAGCTGTACTGCCTCCTCATGCTCTCTTTTTATCTCTGTCTGCATCTGATGCAGTTGTtgtatttctccctctttcttttgcagcaCCAGTAAAGTTTTCTCATATTCAGATTCCAACTGTTGCCATCCTTCTGCAGTCTCTTTCATGTTCTTAATGACTTGCTCCAAACTCTCCACTTTAATTTCCAGTCCGTTAGTCAATTGCACGGCAGAATTGTAGTCATCAGTTGCCTGCATGAGCTTCACTTTTATCTCGGTATTTTCGCTCTGGATCTTTTCCATCTGTTTGTTCTTCTCATGTAGCTGAGAGTTCTCCTCTGCAACCTTTGCCTTTTCACTCAATGCTGCATTGATCTGCAGTTCTAAATAATCACATCTCTTTTGTTTCGCCTCCACTTCACATTGAAGGTTTTTACACTCCTGAGCTTTTTCAGCCAGCTCCCTTTTCAAAGTCTGCAAGGAATGCTCAGCATCCGAACCCAATGTTAAAGTGCTGCTTTCATCATTCTTAGCACTGTTCTCCAAAGCTGCTGCTTCTGATTGCACATCTTTCACCAATATGTCCAATGTTTCTGGCATCTCCTTTGGCAAAGGCAAGCCCTTTAAGCATGCGCCCACAGCTGATGTTTCTGGGATGATAACTGGTGAAGAAGGAGCACTGGAGGCCATTTTGGAGAGCTGAAAAGATTCCCTGATGTTCCTGAGCATGATCTGTCTTTGTAGCCTCAGCACTTCTCTCTGAGACTCTCGCAGCAAGCGATCAAACTCACAGATGTTGAGAAAACAGGCATTCTCTGTGCCTGAAGACAGTTTGGCCTGCAGCTCCCAGCACTCCTTCTGCAAGGCTTCCAGCTGCTGGTCCTTTGCCAGCAGAACATTGGCTTGTTCGCTCAGGTCCTTCACCCGCTGCCGAGCAAAGCTGCTCTTGTACAGGTCTGTGTCGGGGCAAGCCAAGGCTAAGGGGATTGGGGTGCCGCCAACCTTGAGGCCGGATTCCTGGAGCTTCTTGGCCCGCTCTTCCAGGCGCTTGGCGATGGCCGCCAGCTCCGTGTTCTTCCTCTTCAGCCGCTTCACTTTGTCCTGCATCTCCGGGAagctgctcttcctcagtagggCGTTCTCCTCCTTCAGGTGGGTGCACCGCTGCTCGAGGGCCCCCAGGGCATCCAAGAGGTCCGTGTTCTGCTTCACCAGCTGGTCGTAGCCACTTCCCGACAGCCAGTCTTGCTGCTGGCTTtgcaggcctgctggaggcggtgtgCCTTCTCCCGCAGACCCTGAGCCGCACGTTTTCCCTTCCGGGGGCGCGTCCGCAGACCCCTCTTCCTTGGCCCCTTCCTCCAGAGGGGCCTTATCTTTCCCCAAGGAAGCAGCAGTGGCCGCAGCCTTCTGGGGCTCCGGCTGTGGGGCGCAGCCACCACCCGCTTGGCCGCCTCCTTCCAGCAGagcatggtgggggtgggggtgaggctcGCATCGGCTCAGGTTGCTGTGCAGGGAGCGGGACTTGGAGGCTGTCCCGCTGTCGGGGGCGCAGGAGGCGACCACGAGGCTCTCCAAGGAGCGGGGCCTGCTCTTGCCCAGTCTGTGGCTGGTCAGTGTCGTAGGCGGCGGCCTGACTTTGTGCGAGGACGCCAGCGGCGAATGCTCTCCCTCGAAGCGCTCCAGGATATACTTGAGGAAGAGGCTCCTCTCCAGCTCCAGCTCGGCCTTGAGGTGGCGGATGCGCGCGGCCTGGTCGCCGTCGACCTCCCAGCGGAGCTTGCCCAGCACTTCTTGCAGCTTGGCGCGGCACTCGCCGTTCAGACCCGCGctgcttccaccaccaccaccgccagcTCGGCTGCTTCGGCTGACCAGCTCCTCGGCCAGCTGGCGCTGCAAGTCCCGGGCCTGTCGCATGGCGGCGTCTCGCTCCCGCTGCAGCAGCTCCTGGGCCTCTCGCAGCTCCGCCTCCTTCCAGCGCAGCAGCTGCCGGATCTCGGTCTCGCGCTGCCGGGCGCCGGCCTCGCGCAGCTGGTGCAGCTCGCGCGCCCGCTGCTGCTCCCACTTGGAGCGGAGCTGGTCGGCCAGCAGCTGCCGCTCGCGCTCGGCCGCCTCGCGCAGCTCACGCGACTCCAACGCGAAGCGGCGCCGGCACTCCTGAGAGCGCAGCCGCTCCGCCTCCAGCTCCGCCCGAAGCGACTCCAGCTCCCGGCGGTGGTCCTCGTGGAAGGCGGGCGGAGGCcccgcaggaggaggaggaaagggcgggggagggggaccGAGAGGCGCCCCGCTggagacgccgccgccgccgctgcctagGGCGGCAGGAGGAGCGCCGCCGAGGGCTTGGGACGCGGCTTTGCGCGGGGAATGGCGCGCAGACAGAGCGGGGCCTCCGCCGCCCCCTGAGGGGCTGTCTTTAGTCATGGCGCGACCAAGGCCGGCAGGTGCGGCCCGCCGTGTGAGACGAAGGCGCGTGAGGGGAAGTTCAAACCGTCGCCAACCGCCGCGCGTGGAACGTTCCAGGCGTCTCCCCCGCCCCCTCGTTCGCGCGGGCGCGCTATTGTCCCCGGTCCTGCCCGCGCGGTGAGTTCCACAGGCTTTTCCCATGCAGCCCAGGAAGGTCTGGCGTTCCACAGGCTTTTCCCATGCAGCCCTGGCGTCCTCTTAGGCCCCTGGATGAGATGGGAAGTTGTTGGCATCCCTAGGAGCCAaggtccctttttggggggccccgagaaaatatttgaggggggctgCCCGCCCTCCCagctgatgggcactgccattcaaatggtgtatgtgcACTGTGCCACGTGATTGATTCAAGCTGGCATCGCCTGTTGGCACCCGTCTGCctcaagaaacaatggagtgcaccactgggggtgaagtcaaaaccGTTGCATTAGCAACACCTATCCTGGGCAGTGTGAAtgagggtcctgggctgcccagacgacaagagcCTTCTCTTGTTCATTGAGATccgaaagaaagcagagcaataactTTGGCATCAATGTGGCTGCAGGAATCATGCAAAAGAAGCATACAAGGCACCAgccaaccattttagggactctgctccggatttactccttagccttttcttctccctaagatatcccacaaagcagAAGGAACCACCTGGCAGAATAAGACCAGCCTGGAACTGGGCAAGGAAGCAGTAAGTCTCCTGAACCAAGTAGGCAGTGGAGTTCTAAGGAGGCAGGGATTGCATGTCAGGAAGGTGCATTGTCACGTAGTTTCCCTTATAGCTGCCAGGTGCTTCACTCACCTGTAAATTCTCCACATATCTCCCTCTCTGGTATATGTTCATTTATGGAAGCATCTGTAATTTGTAGACCCGTGACCCAATAAGAGCCCCAGGGGAAAAACTAGGACAATATatcaatgtacagtcataccttgattgtcgaacgccttggtactcatacgttttggctcccaaacgatcgaaacccggaagtgagctggttttcgaactttttttggaagttgaatgtctGATGTGGCTTCTATGTGCCTTTGAAATtggaagccaatcggaagctgcgccttggtttcagaagtcaaatgtacctccggaacgcattctgttcgtaaaccaaggtacgactgtagtgatATTAATATCAATTATATATCAATATAAAGGGAGTACTACTTCtcaaagcacatagttaaactatggaacttgcagCCATGGAAAACAGCTCTGACCAACTTAGGTGGCTTTAAAGAGTGGACAAATTTTTGGAGCAGAGGGATATCGATGgttactagccacagtggctatgctcGGCTTGCACAGCTGGAGAcagttatgcttctgaataccagttcctggaagccGCAAGAGGAGAGGGGGCTCCTGTGCTGGCATCCTGTttgagagtttcccacaggcctctcgttggccaatgtgagaacaggatgctggacaagatgggccactggcctgacccagcaggcccttcttacattcttaatgaAACAGTAACAACAAAGAGTATTCATAAAACCAGTAAACCAAAGCACACCAAGTCCATTCACTACAAATGTAAGAGCCATAAAAAGGAGGAGGCAGCATTCAGGTACCCTGGTCCCAAACTGTTCAGGTCCTTGTAGGTAagcaaccagcactttgaatcgcACTTAGCCACCCAAGCCAACCTGTTCACAAGTAGTTTACTTTGCACACGAGTGGAATGTTTTGGGCCAGTGATCCAGCACCCTGTGCCAGATCTACATATGGTGATTGATAGTGTctccagcagtggcagcaggaacaTCTAGGGAGGTATCTGAAGAACTCTTCCCCTTCTCATGATAGGCAGTATCACATGCCTAGATACCTAGATagatggtgctgacctttaaagccctaaatggccttggtccagtatatctgaaggagcgtctccacccccatcgttctacccggacactgaggtccagcactgagggccttctggcagtttcgtcactacgagaagccaagttacagggaaccaggcagagggccttctcggtagtggcaccttccctgtggaacaccctcccaccagatgtcaaagggaacaacaactactagacttttagaagacatctgaaggcagccctgtttagggaagcttttaatgtttgatgtattatagtattttaatatttttttggaagccgcccagagtggctgggtataaatgggcggggtataattattattattattattattattattattattattattattattacctgtgtTGTTAGCTGAACAGCATACAAACAAGTGAATAAAAATGGACTGA
This genomic interval carries:
- the LOC128403829 gene encoding peripheral-type benzodiazepine receptor-associated protein 1-like isoform X1, which encodes MTKDSPSGGGGGPALSARHSPRKAASQALGGAPPAALGSGGGGVSSGAPLGPPPPPFPPPPAGPPPAFHEDHRRELESLRAELEAERLRSQECRRRFALESRELREAAERERQLLADQLRSKWEQQRARELHQLREAGARQRETEIRQLLRWKEAELREAQELLQRERDAAMRQARDLQRQLAEELVSRSSRAGGGGGGSSAGLNGECRAKLQEVLGKLRWEVDGDQAARIRHLKAELELERSLFLKYILERFEGEHSPLASSHKVRPPPTTLTSHRLGKSRPRSLESLVVASCAPDSGTASKSRSLHSNLSRCEPHPHPHHALLEGGGQAGGGCAPQPEPQKAAATAASLGKDKAPLEEGAKEEGSADAPPEGKTCGSGSAGEGTPPPAGLQSQQQDWLSGSGYDQLVKQNTDLLDALGALEQRCTHLKEENALLRKSSFPEMQDKVKRLKRKNTELAAIAKRLEERAKKLQESGLKVGGTPIPLALACPDTDLYKSSFARQRVKDLSEQANVLLAKDQQLEALQKECWELQAKLSSGTENACFLNICEFDRLLRESQREVLRLQRQIMLRNIRESFQLSKMASSAPSSPVIIPETSAVGACLKGLPLPKEMPETLDILVKDVQSEAAALENSAKNDESSTLTLGSDAEHSLQTLKRELAEKAQECKNLQCEVEAKQKRCDYLELQINAALSEKAKVAEENSQLHEKNKQMEKIQSENTEIKVKLMQATDDYNSAVQLTNGLEIKVESLEQVIKNMKETAEGWQQLESEYEKTLLVLQKKEGEIQQLHQMQTEIKREHEEAVQLLEAQVKELENQYHSQTKHFNLLTEELEQVKTSGLLESELSHATCNSQAIICPGKWEQCTGHSHHCNKSISDEDSASVSSSGLPKKPKALESQSNSSASESIQNSSKSCLNPEEDTAGETEDLETDKVSISQQLENQGPSKLSVFLARYSYDPFHGPNKNPEAELPLTAGEYVYIYGEMDEDGFYEGELMDGRRGLIPSNLVEEVSGNDLISFAPSEPNDVSYRSYRETSFPCQSASSEDKSDSLDEDMCVNLLSNRLGGELCDDQAAVLCPQNLTLIKQFARSILIGWDPPHMLDSQGKVYSYNIYVNTDLCHSVKYGSQMKAVIENLDLELRSYRISVQSVTDKGNSDKMQCTFLVGNSFHIAPALLELWSITATSAKITWLPSNSNYTHAVYLNEMEYDVTKAGVYWYTFQNLSPSTQYTVKVETLHPKEVLMFPQGDLEQKSAAIMFTTPPAGPPHAPLDVQVQPSSSAEFLIVSWLPVTIDAAGSSNGVKVTGYAIYINGQKVTEVASPTAGSISLAMSQLNMFQGSWKVSVRTVSPFGESEDSVPALIPSAHLEIPNSLMSKFFSPSHASEMTFKEFLEFEDGHISATTSMSSSVFSHMCLAGADTDFTIHFTSDYKEEAVSVPVNVSQNHTTSSALTTSHDTRNKDKGDSILHTSVRKHSSEHVFPTSKYEGPASSALPVFSGDTGREISEDHPLTKTTVGKNQPDNSKIKVYTMAEHTNAKDSSFQCHIDIMDVTTVSSTEFELEKGNCRGAGMHNFCLQEEPGHLSEKNHRKNVKQLCKELSNLSVSDAEMKEEQISRTKSWKTPLGDHNYISDLSDIEEEENQLYRINISGQEDPKPQETPVSLVELAKDKIITMSPRTDQTVPNSGPQSSFVSGERINDDPTRLFVALFDYDPITMSPNSDAAEEELSFKEGQILKVIGHQDADGFYRGECEGKKGYIPCNLVSEMYIESKEVKEHLLKSSYSKDESL
- the LOC128403829 gene encoding peripheral-type benzodiazepine receptor-associated protein 1-like isoform X2 codes for the protein MTKDSPSGGGGGPALSARHSPRKAASQALGGAPPAALGSGGGGVSSGAPLGPPPPPFPPPPAGPPPAFHEDHRRELESLRAELEAERLRSQECRRRFALESRELREAAERERQLLADQLRSKWEQQRARELHQLREAGARQRETEIRQLLRWKEAELREAQELLQRERDAAMRQARDLQRQLAEELVSRSSRAGGGGGGSSAGLNGECRAKLQEVLGKLRWEVDGDQAARIRHLKAELELERSLFLKYILERFEGEHSPLASSHKVRPPPTTLTSHRLGKSRPRSLESLVVASCAPDSGTASKSRSLHSNLSRCEPHPHPHHALLEGGGQAGGGCAPQPEPQKAAATAASLGKDKAPLEEGAKEEGSADAPPEGKTCGSGSAGEGTPPPAGLQSQQQDWLSGSGYDQLVKQNTDLLDALGALEQRCTHLKEENALLRKSSFPEMQDKVKRLKRKNTELAAIAKRLEERAKKLQESGLKVGGTPIPLALACPDTDLYKSSFARQRVKDLSEQANVLLAKDQQLEALQKECWELQAKLSSGTENACFLNICEFDRLLRESQREVLRLQRQIMLRNIRESFQLSKMASSAPSSPVIIPETSAVGACLKGLPLPKEMPETLDILVKDVQSEAAALENSAKNDESSTLTLGSDAEHSLQTLKRELAEKAQECKNLQCEVEAKQKRCDYLELQINAALSEKAKVAEENSQLHEKNKQMEKIQSENTEIKVKLMQATDDYNSAVQLTNGLEIKVESLEQVIKNMKETAEGWQQLESEYEKTLLVLQKKEGEIQQLHQMQTEIKREHEEAVQLLEAQVKELENQYHSQTKHFNLLTEELEQVKTSGLLESELSHATCNSQAIICPGKWEQCTGHSHHCNKSISDEDSASVSSSGLPKKPKALESQSNSSASESIQNSSKSCLNPEEDTAGETEDLETDKVSISQQLENQGPSKLSVFLARYSYDPFHGPNKNPEAELPLTAGEYVYIYGEMDEDGFYEGELMDGRRGLIPSNLVEEVSGNDLISFAPSEPNDVSYRSYRETSFPCQSASSEDKSDSLDEDMCVNLLSNRLGGELCDDQAAVLCPQNLTLIKQFARSILIGWDPPHMLDSQGKVYSYNIYVNTDLCHSVKYGSQMKAVIENLDLELRSYRISVQSVTDKGNSDKMQCTFLVGNSFHIAPALLELWSITATSAKITWLPSNSNYTHAVYLNEMEYDVTKAGVYWYTFQNLSPSTQYTVKVETLHPKEVLMFPQGDLEQKSAAIMFTTPPAGPPHAPLDVQVQPSSSAEFLIVSWLPVTIDAAGSSNGVKVTGYAIYINGQKVTEVASPTAGSISLAMSQLNMFQGSWKVSVRTVSPFGESEDSVPALIPSAHLEIPNSLMSKFFSPSHASEMTFKEFLEFEDGHISATTSMSSSVFSHMCLAGADTDFTIHFTSDYKEEAVSVPVNVSQNHTTSSALTTSHDTRNKDKGDSILHTSVRKHSSEHVFPTSKYEGPASSALPVFSGDTGREISEDHPLTKTTVGKNQPDNSKIKVYTMAEHTNAKDSSFQCHIDIMDVTTVSSTEFELEKGNCRGAGMHNFCLQEEPGHLSEKNHRKNVKQLCKELSNLSVSDAEMKEEQISRTKSWKTPLGDHNYISDLSDIEEEENQLYRINISGQEDPKPQETPVSLVELAKDKIITMSPRTDQTVPNSGPQSSFVSGERINDDPTRLFVALFDYDPITMSPNSDAAEEELSFKEGQILKVIGHQDADGFYRGYSYWIEERVMLLFGSKPY